A single window of Carassius auratus strain Wakin unplaced genomic scaffold, ASM336829v1 scaf_tig00040976, whole genome shotgun sequence DNA harbors:
- the LOC113084965 gene encoding mpv17-like protein isoform X2 — translation MDWRHTRNVAIVALSFQGNFNYFWLRALEHRFPGRSAGMIFRKLILDQTFASPLATSVFYTGVSFLEGKEDIFADWREKFFNTYKTGLMYWPFMQFLNFVLMPLYLRTAFMGCSAFLWATFLCFSRQSGDGTAAVALAWIMAPKKQLLARSTDEGK, via the exons ATGGACTGGAGGCACACGAGGAACGTGGCGATCGTGGCGCTGAGCTTCCAGGGGAACTTCAATTACTTCTGGCTGAGAGCTTTAGAACATCGTTTCCCGGGAAGATCGGCCGGGATGATTTTCCGCAAACTGATTTTGGACCAAACTTTTGCTTCACCTTTGGCGACCAGTGTCTTCTACACAG GTGTGAGTTTCTTGGAGGGCAAGGAGGACATATTTGCAGACTGGCGAGAAAAGTTTTTTAATACATATAAG acTGGACTGATGTACTGGCCATTCATGCAG TTTCTGAATTTTGTTCTGATGCCTCTGTACCTGAGGACAGCGTTTATGGGCTGTTCAGCGTTCCTGTGGGCCACGTTCTTATGTTTCTCACGACAGAGTGGGGACGGCACGGCAGCAGTGGCCTTAGCTTGGATCATGGCCCCCAAAAAACAGCTTCTAGCTCGCAGTACAGACGAGGGGAAATAG
- the LOC113084965 gene encoding mpv17-like protein isoform X1, whose translation MRKSFFKRAKVLPWISNVTLYGCLFAGGDFVHQCVIAQRDQMDWRHTRNVAIVALSFQGNFNYFWLRALEHRFPGRSAGMIFRKLILDQTFASPLATSVFYTGVSFLEGKEDIFADWREKFFNTYKTGLMYWPFMQFLNFVLMPLYLRTAFMGCSAFLWATFLCFSRQSGDGTAAVALAWIMAPKKQLLARSTDEGK comes from the exons ATGAGAAAATCTTTTTTCAAACGAGCAAAGGTATTGCCTTGGATAAGTAATGTGACTCTGTACGGATGCTTGTTCGCCGGCGGGGATTTCGTGCATCAGTGCGTGATCGCGCAGAGAGATCAGATGGACTGGAGGCACACGAGGAACGTGGCGATCGTGGCGCTGAGCTTCCAGGGGAACTTCAATTACTTCTGGCTGAGAGCTTTAGAACATCGTTTCCCGGGAAGATCGGCCGGGATGATTTTCCGCAAACTGATTTTGGACCAAACTTTTGCTTCACCTTTGGCGACCAGTGTCTTCTACACAG GTGTGAGTTTCTTGGAGGGCAAGGAGGACATATTTGCAGACTGGCGAGAAAAGTTTTTTAATACATATAAG acTGGACTGATGTACTGGCCATTCATGCAG TTTCTGAATTTTGTTCTGATGCCTCTGTACCTGAGGACAGCGTTTATGGGCTGTTCAGCGTTCCTGTGGGCCACGTTCTTATGTTTCTCACGACAGAGTGGGGACGGCACGGCAGCAGTGGCCTTAGCTTGGATCATGGCCCCCAAAAAACAGCTTCTAGCTCGCAGTACAGACGAGGGGAAATAG